Proteins encoded together in one Fundulus heteroclitus isolate FHET01 unplaced genomic scaffold, MU-UCD_Fhet_4.1 scaffold_70, whole genome shotgun sequence window:
- the gnaz gene encoding guanine nucleotide-binding protein G(z) subunit alpha, with protein MGCRQSSEEKEAARRSRRIDRHLRSESQRQRREIKLLLLGTSNSGKSTIVKQMKIIHSGGFNLEACKEYKPLILYNAIDSLTRIIRALTTLKIDFHNPDRAYDAVQLFALTGPAESKGEITPELQGVMKRLWSDAGVQECFQRSNEYHLEDNTAYYLNDLDRISALEYIPTVEDILRSRDMTTGIVENKFTFKELTFKMVDVGGQRSERKKWIHCFEGVTAIIFCVELSGYDLKLYEDNQTSRMAESLRLFDSICNNNWFTNTSLILFLNKKDLLAEKIKRIPLTVCFPDYKGQNTYEEAAVYVQRQFEDLNRNKETKEIYSHFTCATDTSNIQFVFDAVTDVIIQNNLKYIGLC; from the exons ATGGGATGCCGTCAGAGCTCGGAGGAGAAGGAGGCGGCTCGGCGCTCAAGGCGGATCGACCGCCACCTGCGTTCAGAGAGTCAGCGGCAACGGCGCGAGATCAAGCTCCTCTTGCTGGGCACCAGCAACTCCGGGAAGAGCACCATTGTTAAGCAGATGAAAATCATTCACAGCGGTGGCTTCAACCTGGAGGCCTGCAAGGAGTACAAGCCTCTAATCCTCTACAACGCCATCGACTCTCTCACCCGCATCATCCGGGCCCTCACTACCCTCAAGATAGACTTTCACAATCCCGACCGCGCCTACGACGCCGTTCAGCTCTTCGCCCTCACGGGGCCGGCTGAGAGCAAAGGGGAGATCACTCCAGAGCTGCAGGGGGTAATGAAACGTCTGTGGTCCGACGCCGGGGTCCAGGAGTGCTTCCAGCGCTCCAACGAATACCACTTAGAGGACAACACTGCCTACTACCTGAACGACCTGGACCGCATCTCTGCACTTGAGTACATCCCCACCGTGGAGGACATCTTGCGCTCCCGTGACATGACCACAGGCATCGTGGAGAACAAGTTCACCTTCAAGGAGCTCACCTTTAAGATGGTGGACGTGGGTGGACAGCGTTCGGAGAGAAAGAAGTGGATTCACTGTTTTGAGGGCGTGACTGCAATCATATTCTGTGTTGAGCTGAGTGGCTATGACCTCAAACTCTACGAGGACAACCAGACG AGCCGCATGGCCGAGAGCTTGCGTCTGTTCGACTCCATCTGCAACAACAACTGGTTCACCAACACGTCACTCATCCTCTTCCTCAACAAGAAGGACTTGCTGGCCGAGAAGATTAAACGCATTCCCTTGACAGTGTGCTTCCCAGACTACAAAGGCCAGAACACCTACGAGGAGGCGGCCGTCTACGTGCAGCGCCAGTTCGAGGACCTCAACCGCAACAAGGAGACCAAGGAGATCTATTCGCACTTCACCTGTGCCACCGACACCAGCAACATCCAGTTTGTGTTTGACGCTGTCACGGACGTGATCATCCAGAACAATCTCAAGTACATCGGGCTATGCTAG